A genome region from Yoonia vestfoldensis includes the following:
- a CDS encoding CoA-acylating methylmalonate-semialdehyde dehydrogenase — translation MQELTHYIGGAHVKGTSGRFADVYNPATGDVQARVPLANAAEMDKAVQIAAKAQPAWAAVNPQRRARVMMAFVGLLNRDMDKLAEALSREHGKTIPDAKGDVVRGLEVVEYCIGAPQLLKGEFTDSAGPGIDMYSMKQALGVTAGITPFNFPAMIPMWMFAPAIACGNAFILKPSERDPSVPLMLAELMEEAGLPKGILQVVNGDKEAVDAILDHDVIQSIGFVGSTPIAEYIYGRGCANGKRVQCFGGAKNHMIIMPDADMDQAADALIGAGYGAAGERCMAISVAVPVGEETADRLIEKLVPRIEKLKVGPYTSGNDVDYGPVVTAAAKANILKLIESGVEQGADLVVDGRDFKLQGYEDGFFVGPHLFDRVTKDMDIYTKEIFGPVLSVVRAQSYEEALGLAMDHEYGNGTAIFTRDGDAARDFANRINIGMVGVNVPIPVPLAYHTFGGWKKSMFGDLNQHGPDAFKFYTRTKTITSRWPSGIKDGSAFSIPLME, via the coding sequence GGAACTGACCCATTACATCGGCGGCGCGCATGTCAAAGGCACGTCCGGCCGTTTTGCCGATGTCTATAACCCCGCCACCGGCGACGTGCAGGCGCGCGTGCCGCTGGCCAATGCCGCCGAGATGGACAAGGCTGTGCAAATCGCCGCCAAGGCGCAACCCGCTTGGGCCGCCGTGAACCCACAGCGCCGCGCGCGGGTGATGATGGCCTTTGTCGGCCTGCTGAACCGCGATATGGACAAGCTGGCCGAGGCTTTGTCCCGCGAACACGGCAAAACCATCCCCGATGCCAAGGGCGATGTGGTGCGCGGCCTTGAAGTTGTCGAATATTGCATCGGTGCGCCGCAGCTGCTGAAGGGTGAATTCACCGATAGCGCTGGTCCCGGCATCGATATGTATTCGATGAAACAGGCGCTGGGTGTCACCGCGGGCATCACGCCCTTCAACTTTCCCGCCATGATCCCGATGTGGATGTTCGCCCCCGCCATCGCCTGCGGCAATGCGTTTATCCTCAAACCTTCCGAACGCGACCCGTCTGTGCCCTTGATGCTGGCCGAGCTGATGGAAGAAGCGGGCCTGCCCAAAGGCATCCTGCAGGTCGTCAACGGCGACAAAGAAGCGGTGGATGCGATCCTTGATCATGACGTGATCCAGTCGATCGGCTTTGTCGGGTCCACCCCTATCGCGGAATATATCTATGGCCGTGGCTGCGCCAACGGCAAGCGCGTGCAATGTTTCGGCGGTGCCAAGAACCATATGATCATCATGCCCGATGCCGATATGGACCAGGCCGCCGATGCGCTGATCGGTGCCGGTTACGGTGCCGCTGGCGAACGCTGCATGGCGATTTCAGTCGCCGTCCCCGTGGGCGAGGAAACCGCCGACCGCCTGATCGAAAAGCTGGTGCCGCGTATCGAAAAGCTGAAGGTCGGCCCCTATACATCGGGCAATGACGTCGATTACGGCCCCGTCGTGACAGCGGCCGCCAAGGCCAATATCCTCAAGCTGATCGAAAGCGGCGTGGAACAAGGCGCCGATCTGGTCGTCGATGGCCGCGATTTCAAATTGCAGGGCTATGAGGATGGATTCTTCGTCGGCCCGCATCTGTTTGACCGCGTGACCAAGGATATGGACATCTATACCAAGGAAATCTTTGGCCCCGTCCTGTCGGTGGTGCGCGCGCAAAGCTATGAAGAAGCGCTGGGTCTGGCGATGGATCATGAATATGGCAATGGCACCGCGATCTTTACCCGCGACGGCGATGCAGCGCGCGATTTCGCCAACCGGATCAACATCGGCATGGTCGGCGTGAACGTGCCGATCCCAGTGCCTTTGGCCTATCACACTTTCGGCGGCTGGAAGAAATCCATGTTCGGCGATCTGAACCAGCACGGGCCGGATGCGTTCAAATTCTACACCCGCACCAAGACCATCACATCGCGCTGGCCCTCGGGCATCAAGGACGGCAGCGCCTTTTCGATCCCGCTGATGGAATAA